A window of Tautonia plasticadhaerens contains these coding sequences:
- the trxA gene encoding thioredoxin: MKTNHPIEVTDASFETEVLRDGRPVLVDFWAPWCPPCRALAPTIDALAESFDGRATIAKLDVDRNPETATAFGISSIPAVLIFRDGREVDRLVGLQPRSRYELALEGAGAVA; the protein is encoded by the coding sequence ATGAAGACGAACCACCCGATCGAGGTCACCGACGCCAGCTTCGAGACCGAGGTCCTCCGCGACGGCCGGCCGGTCCTGGTCGACTTCTGGGCCCCCTGGTGCCCGCCGTGCAGGGCCCTGGCCCCGACGATCGACGCCCTGGCCGAGTCGTTCGACGGCCGGGCGACGATCGCCAAGCTCGACGTCGACCGGAATCCCGAGACCGCCACCGCCTTCGGCATCTCGTCGATCCCGGCGGTCCTGATCTTCCGGGACGGCCGGGAGGTGGACCGGCTGGTCGGCCTCCAGCCCCGCTCCCGGTACGAACTGGCCCTGGAAGGGGCCGGGGCCGTGGCGTAA
- a CDS encoding DUF1559 domain-containing protein, translating to MKDRVDRRSGFTLIELLVVIAIIGVLIALLLPAVQSAREAARRAQCTNNLKQIGIALHNYHDQLGSFPPGAIADESRGSIWSGTSQMNVLAWRALILPQMEGGNVYNALNFDVHGSNNQAAGNQGAWYTAWVTVNSTWLCPSDGENGGGLREKETITGNWPNGSGPINPFTGQPVTVCPVSNYAGSFGDNYAIGVLTPPGGPWETPIGTVLAPGVPRIGHAGFWGTNFDETTTATRGQGKLRGFFAYRTAGIGPVSMSTVRDGTSNTIMVGETLPYQVADSNFYMHNGCSFGTTVPINWDTNTAPAVAFGDSNWRNRFSYASKGAKSEHPGGANFLFADGSVKFLKESISMVVYCALGSTKGGEVVSADQY from the coding sequence ATGAAGGACAGAGTCGACAGACGATCCGGCTTCACGCTGATCGAGCTGCTGGTTGTGATCGCCATCATCGGTGTCCTGATCGCCCTGCTGCTGCCCGCGGTCCAGTCGGCCCGCGAGGCGGCGAGGCGGGCCCAGTGCACGAACAACCTGAAGCAGATCGGCATCGCGCTGCACAACTACCACGACCAACTCGGCTCGTTCCCTCCGGGCGCGATCGCCGACGAGAGTCGCGGCAGCATCTGGTCGGGCACCTCGCAGATGAACGTGCTCGCCTGGCGGGCGCTGATCCTGCCGCAGATGGAGGGGGGCAACGTCTACAACGCGTTGAACTTCGACGTCCACGGCAGCAACAACCAGGCCGCCGGGAACCAGGGCGCGTGGTACACCGCCTGGGTGACGGTCAACAGCACCTGGCTGTGCCCCTCTGACGGCGAGAACGGTGGCGGCCTGCGCGAGAAGGAGACCATTACCGGCAATTGGCCCAACGGCTCCGGCCCGATCAACCCGTTCACCGGCCAGCCGGTGACCGTTTGCCCGGTCTCCAACTATGCCGGCAGCTTCGGCGACAACTACGCCATCGGCGTGCTGACCCCGCCGGGCGGCCCGTGGGAGACCCCGATCGGCACCGTTCTGGCACCGGGCGTCCCCCGGATCGGCCACGCCGGGTTCTGGGGCACCAACTTCGACGAGACGACCACCGCCACCCGCGGCCAGGGCAAGCTGCGCGGCTTCTTCGCCTACCGGACCGCGGGCATCGGCCCGGTCAGCATGTCCACCGTCCGGGACGGCACCAGCAACACGATCATGGTCGGCGAGACCCTGCCCTATCAGGTCGCCGACAGCAACTTCTACATGCACAACGGCTGTTCCTTTGGCACGACGGTGCCGATCAACTGGGACACCAACACCGCCCCGGCCGTCGCCTTTGGCGACAGCAACTGGCGGAACCGCTTCAGCTACGCCTCCAAGGGGGCCAAGAGCGAGCACCCCGGCGGTGCGAACTTCCTGTTCGCCGACGGTTCGGTGAAGTTCCTCAAGGAGAGCATCAGCATGGTCGTCTACTGCGCCCTGGGCAGCACCAAGGGCGGCGAGGTCGTCAGCGCCGACCAGTATTGA
- a CDS encoding RNA polymerase sigma factor, with amino-acid sequence MGEAGDRDWVAELREGGPATDRALEELRVLFLSGLRRALSGRAAADGALIDDLAQEATLRVLDRLDSFRGESRFTTWATAIAVRVAMTELRRARWRDVSLGGMAPGAFPVGLEPVDREPEPERMAVRAEILDLLRRTLDAELTDRQRTALVSELQGLPPEEIARGLGINRNALYKLVHDARKKLKARLIDAGLSDDDVRYGFGMPSE; translated from the coding sequence ATGGGCGAGGCGGGGGATCGGGACTGGGTGGCCGAGCTCCGGGAGGGCGGCCCGGCGACCGACCGGGCGCTGGAGGAGCTGAGGGTCCTCTTCCTTTCCGGCCTGCGCCGGGCCCTGTCCGGCCGGGCCGCGGCCGACGGGGCGCTGATCGACGACTTGGCCCAGGAGGCGACCCTCCGCGTGCTCGACCGGCTCGACTCCTTCCGGGGGGAGAGCCGGTTCACCACCTGGGCCACCGCGATCGCCGTCCGGGTGGCGATGACCGAGCTGCGACGGGCCCGGTGGCGAGACGTCTCGCTCGGCGGCATGGCCCCCGGGGCCTTTCCCGTCGGGTTGGAGCCGGTCGATCGGGAGCCGGAGCCGGAGCGCATGGCCGTCCGGGCCGAGATCCTCGACCTGCTCCGCCGGACCCTGGATGCCGAGCTGACCGACCGCCAGCGCACCGCGCTGGTCTCTGAGTTGCAAGGGCTCCCCCCGGAGGAGATCGCCCGGGGGCTGGGGATCAATCGCAACGCCCTGTACAAGCTCGTGCACGACGCCCGCAAGAAGCTCAAGGCGCGGCTGATCGACGCCGGCCTGAGCGACGACGACGTAAGATACGGCTTCGGCATGCCGTCCGAGTGA
- a CDS encoding DUF1559 family PulG-like putative transporter, with protein sequence MHIKPRSRPGFTLIELLVVIAIIGVLIALLLPAVQAAREAARRAQCTNNLKQIGIAMHNYHDQFGAFPTGGITGAAQGDVWAGNANLLCWRALVMPQIEGNNTYNAINLNVNTIGAGPDPGAMYTAWVTVSSSWLCPSDGENGGGLLPWQNGGLGQYPAGNPPINPTTGTFDTRVPVSDYALSFGDNYAGGVLNGGLPWETPPTVTTLPPGQPRIGHHGFWGTKDSGGRMRAFSDYRDLQTTNIAGVRDGTSNTLMVGEVLPYRSADSNFWHFNGSSAGTTVPLNWNSNTVPGNDPSCLNLWQSASAPLGCRFGAAAKGFVSEHPGGANFLFADGSVKFLKESINIVTYCALGSRAGGEVVSADQY encoded by the coding sequence ATGCACATCAAGCCTCGCTCACGTCCCGGCTTCACGCTGATCGAATTGCTCGTCGTCATCGCCATCATCGGCGTGCTGATCGCCCTGCTGCTGCCCGCGGTCCAGGCGGCCCGGGAGGCGGCCCGACGGGCCCAGTGCACGAACAACCTGAAGCAGATCGGCATCGCCATGCACAACTACCACGACCAGTTCGGGGCGTTCCCGACCGGCGGCATCACGGGCGCCGCCCAGGGGGACGTCTGGGCCGGCAACGCCAACCTCCTGTGCTGGAGGGCCCTCGTGATGCCCCAGATCGAGGGGAACAACACCTACAACGCCATCAACTTGAACGTAAACACCATCGGCGCCGGCCCCGATCCGGGGGCCATGTACACCGCCTGGGTGACCGTCAGCAGCAGCTGGCTGTGCCCCTCGGACGGGGAGAACGGCGGGGGCCTGCTGCCCTGGCAGAATGGCGGCCTCGGCCAGTACCCGGCCGGCAACCCGCCGATCAACCCCACCACCGGCACGTTCGACACGCGGGTCCCGGTCTCCGACTACGCCCTGAGCTTCGGCGACAACTACGCCGGCGGCGTCCTCAACGGCGGCCTGCCCTGGGAGACTCCCCCCACCGTCACCACCCTGCCCCCGGGCCAGCCCCGCATCGGCCACCACGGCTTCTGGGGCACCAAGGACAGCGGGGGCAGGATGCGGGCCTTCTCCGACTATCGGGATCTCCAGACCACCAACATTGCCGGAGTCCGCGACGGCACCAGCAACACCCTGATGGTCGGCGAGGTCCTGCCCTACCGGTCCGCCGACAGCAACTTCTGGCACTTCAACGGCTCCAGCGCCGGCACCACCGTGCCCCTGAATTGGAACTCCAACACCGTCCCCGGCAACGACCCGTCCTGCCTCAACCTGTGGCAGAGCGCCAGTGCGCCGCTAGGCTGTCGCTTCGGCGCCGCGGCCAAGGGGTTCGTCAGCGAGCATCCCGGTGGCGCCAACTTCCTGTTCGCCGACGGCTCGGTGAAGTTCCTCAAGGAGAGCATCAACATCGTCACCTATTGCGCCCTGGGCAGCCGGGCCGGCGGCGAGGTCGTCAGCGCCGACCAGTACTGA
- a CDS encoding thioredoxin domain-containing protein produces MDDRLLKPLLPLAVTGWGLLVGAGHLLLGAHANRPGDPGAPPGRWPAGSRIAPDLGRPELLIFLHPRCPCSKASVEELAAALEPSRDRISVRAVLLRYGGRRGGPESDLGRLVRDRLGVEARPDPGGEEARRFGVTTSGHVLLFGPRGELAFSGGITAGRGHRGDNAGREAIRSLLRFGDAAASSHPVFGCPLSPPPRESPR; encoded by the coding sequence ATGGACGATCGGCTCCTGAAACCATTGCTCCCCCTGGCCGTGACGGGCTGGGGGCTGTTGGTCGGTGCCGGGCACCTGCTGCTGGGGGCCCACGCCAACCGGCCCGGGGACCCCGGGGCCCCCCCCGGGCGATGGCCGGCCGGGAGCCGGATCGCCCCCGACCTCGGCCGGCCCGAGCTATTGATCTTCCTGCACCCACGTTGCCCGTGCTCGAAGGCGAGCGTGGAGGAGTTGGCGGCGGCGCTGGAGCCGTCCCGGGACCGGATCTCGGTCCGGGCCGTCCTGCTCCGGTACGGCGGGCGAAGGGGCGGGCCGGAGTCCGACCTCGGACGGCTGGTCCGGGATCGGCTCGGGGTGGAGGCGAGGCCCGACCCGGGGGGCGAGGAGGCCCGGCGGTTCGGCGTGACGACGTCCGGCCACGTCCTGCTCTTCGGCCCCCGAGGGGAGCTGGCCTTCAGCGGGGGGATCACCGCCGGGCGGGGCCACCGGGGCGACAACGCGGGCCGGGAGGCGATCCGCTCGCTGCTCCGGTTCGGGGACGCCGCCGCCTCGAGCCACCCCGTCTTCGGCTGCCCCCTGAGCCCCCCGCCCCGGGAGTCCCCGAGATGA